A region of Shewanella psychromarinicola DNA encodes the following proteins:
- a CDS encoding winged helix-turn-helix transcriptional regulator — MKTTIETMNNGQKKVINPCAEPCSVERGMRVLGGKWKASILWHLQDGPVRFNDLSRMLGGASKKMVDQRLKELETQGLVSRHVISDRPIAVSYAITNLGRTALDILERLKDWADEYVV, encoded by the coding sequence ATGAAAACAACAATTGAAACAATGAATAACGGTCAAAAAAAAGTTATCAACCCTTGCGCAGAACCCTGCTCAGTTGAGCGTGGAATGCGAGTGTTAGGCGGAAAATGGAAAGCATCAATACTATGGCACTTGCAAGATGGTCCAGTACGATTCAATGATTTATCTCGCATGTTAGGCGGCGCCAGTAAGAAAATGGTCGATCAACGTCTTAAAGAATTAGAAACCCAAGGATTAGTGAGCCGCCATGTGATTAGTGATCGCCCTATTGCAGTGTCTTATGCCATTACCAATCTTGGCCGTACCGCATTGGATATTTTAGAGCGCTTAAAAGATTGGGCAGACGAATATGTGGTGTAA
- a CDS encoding aldehyde dehydrogenase family protein, translating to MAVLTSYDPASYHKADDGQHIEATAVGSVETLAISQLPEVIANARVAQKSWASLSLIERQQYLVKAYQQLVAVQDELARLIGQEMGKDYRRATYEVGGTVQNAAYFASEISDALTTEQVDNRTEIQYRPLGVVAVISPWNYPLAMANNLLMPALMAGNSVILKPSEQTPLVAELFINTLNSVLPKNVLQLAQGDRSLGQALVAADINMVAFTGSMAAGKHIMANAAAGLKRLVMELGGNDPMIVMATANIDAAVRFAVASSFENAGQMCTSTERVYVDERIADEFEQKVVMLASRYQVCKWDEANVNIGPLVNPMQHQKVLEQLQDAKAKGASFLLGSDDYPLPFIQPTVVSGITPEMLIEREETFGPVVAISRYKHIDEAISRANDSHYGLAAVVFGGQGAKAVAEQLEAGMVGVNQGAGAGNAPWVGAKQSGFGFHGTAAGHRQFAQVRVMSY from the coding sequence ATGGCAGTATTAACCTCTTACGATCCGGCGAGTTATCACAAAGCCGATGACGGCCAACATATTGAAGCCACTGCGGTTGGCAGTGTTGAAACCTTAGCGATATCTCAGTTACCTGAGGTCATTGCCAATGCCCGAGTCGCGCAAAAAAGTTGGGCGAGTTTGTCGCTCATTGAACGTCAACAGTATCTGGTCAAGGCCTACCAGCAACTTGTGGCGGTACAAGATGAGCTGGCAAGATTAATCGGCCAAGAAATGGGTAAAGATTATCGCCGTGCCACTTATGAAGTGGGTGGTACGGTACAAAATGCAGCGTATTTTGCCAGTGAAATAAGCGATGCATTAACCACTGAGCAAGTTGATAACCGCACTGAAATACAATATCGACCATTAGGTGTTGTGGCGGTGATTTCGCCATGGAACTATCCGTTAGCCATGGCCAATAACTTGCTGATGCCAGCACTTATGGCCGGTAACAGTGTGATATTAAAACCGTCGGAACAGACACCATTAGTGGCTGAGTTGTTTATCAATACATTGAATAGTGTATTGCCAAAAAATGTGCTGCAACTGGCACAAGGCGATAGATCCCTTGGCCAAGCTCTGGTGGCGGCAGACATTAATATGGTGGCATTTACGGGTTCTATGGCGGCAGGAAAGCACATTATGGCCAATGCGGCAGCGGGCTTAAAACGCTTAGTGATGGAGCTTGGTGGCAACGATCCCATGATTGTGATGGCGACGGCCAACATTGACGCAGCGGTCAGGTTTGCAGTAGCCAGTTCGTTTGAAAACGCCGGACAAATGTGTACCTCAACAGAGCGCGTCTACGTGGATGAACGTATTGCCGATGAGTTTGAACAGAAGGTGGTGATGCTGGCCAGCCGTTATCAAGTCTGTAAATGGGATGAAGCCAATGTAAATATTGGTCCTTTAGTGAACCCAATGCAGCACCAAAAAGTACTTGAGCAATTGCAAGATGCTAAAGCCAAAGGGGCGAGTTTTTTACTTGGTAGCGATGATTATCCATTACCGTTTATTCAGCCAACCGTGGTTAGCGGAATAACGCCAGAGATGTTAATCGAGCGCGAAGAAACCTTTGGCCCTGTGGTCGCTATCAGTCGTTATAAGCACATTGACGAGGCCATAAGCAGAGCGAATGATAGCCATTATGGTTTAGCTGCAGTGGTGTTTGGTGGCCAGGGCGCTAAAGCGGTTGCTGAGCAACTTGAGGCTGGCATGGTGGGGGTTAACCAAGGTGCGGGTGCCGGTAATGCGCCATGGGTTGGCGCTAAGCAAAGTGGTTTTGGCTTTCATGGTACTGCTGCAGGGCATCGTCAATTTGCCCAAGTACGCGTAATGAGTTATTAA